Proteins encoded together in one Paracoccus sp. SMMA_5_TC window:
- a CDS encoding peptidoglycan-binding domain-containing protein — MRRFAGIIGAGIIGSALTLAVSAPALAEDVVIRIEAKRGAEAAAQAARGWGAQFPDVVTFPLSDGWVGIALGPMPRDQAAARLEQLKSQGQVPGDSFLSAAAGRQLTPVNDAAQPEAAQPPAGAGNASTFPRPAAADPASADTAGADPDAAEAQPAAAETAADPVPAPPQFHIRLESTPDRAKAEQLLADWRQSLPEAALWTLPNGRSAIAIGPVDEAAGKAWLRALRNAGLAPKDAFLAPAADMGDIAVAGDAPRLPAPPSEDARPTMPPLEEIQRALRWAGHYDGAIDGKDGPMTQKAIAEEIVRLRASPDPATAMAELIRRRGEWRAQMGLTELRDDHTGLALPAPMNKLQFDRNERALSIYGPRDGSGAALILFSQPGGRQEMLDLTGLVTALGWVPSPQRSITADSALLKGRNDTHIGQAETRIIDGQVQGFVLIWPASDAETQARLAAEMSDGITRISAPAAADATTQAAVDDAPAPPAP, encoded by the coding sequence ATGCGGCGCTTTGCAGGGATCATCGGGGCAGGCATCATCGGTTCGGCCCTGACACTGGCCGTCAGTGCGCCGGCGCTGGCCGAAGATGTGGTCATCCGCATCGAGGCCAAGCGCGGCGCCGAGGCGGCCGCCCAGGCCGCGCGCGGCTGGGGGGCGCAGTTTCCCGATGTGGTGACCTTTCCGCTGTCCGATGGCTGGGTCGGCATCGCGCTGGGGCCGATGCCGCGCGACCAGGCCGCCGCCCGGCTGGAGCAGCTGAAATCCCAGGGCCAGGTGCCGGGCGACAGTTTCCTGTCAGCCGCGGCGGGCCGGCAGTTGACACCGGTCAACGACGCCGCGCAGCCCGAGGCGGCGCAACCGCCCGCAGGCGCCGGCAATGCCTCGACCTTTCCGCGACCCGCCGCCGCCGATCCTGCCAGTGCCGACACTGCCGGTGCCGACCCTGATGCGGCAGAGGCACAGCCGGCGGCAGCCGAAACCGCCGCCGATCCTGTCCCGGCGCCGCCGCAGTTTCACATCCGTCTGGAATCGACCCCCGACCGCGCCAAGGCCGAACAGCTGCTGGCCGACTGGCGCCAATCCCTGCCCGAGGCCGCGCTGTGGACCTTGCCCAATGGTCGCAGCGCCATTGCCATCGGCCCCGTGGATGAAGCCGCCGGCAAGGCCTGGCTGCGGGCGCTGCGCAATGCCGGGCTGGCACCCAAGGACGCCTTTCTTGCGCCCGCCGCGGACATGGGCGACATCGCCGTCGCCGGCGACGCCCCGCGCCTGCCCGCCCCCCCGTCCGAGGACGCCCGCCCTACCATGCCGCCGCTCGAGGAGATCCAGCGCGCGCTGCGCTGGGCCGGCCATTACGACGGCGCGATCGACGGCAAGGACGGGCCGATGACGCAAAAGGCCATTGCCGAGGAAATCGTGCGGCTGCGCGCCTCGCCCGATCCGGCCACGGCGATGGCCGAACTGATCCGCCGCCGCGGCGAATGGCGCGCGCAGATGGGCCTGACCGAACTGCGCGACGACCACACTGGCCTGGCGCTGCCGGCACCGATGAACAAGCTGCAATTCGACCGCAACGAACGGGCGCTGTCGATCTATGGCCCGCGCGACGGGTCCGGCGCGGCCCTGATCCTGTTCAGCCAGCCCGGCGGCCGGCAAGAGATGCTGGACCTGACCGGGCTGGTCACCGCGCTTGGCTGGGTGCCCTCGCCCCAGCGCAGCATCACCGCCGACAGCGCCCTGCTCAAGGGCCGCAACGACACCCATATCGGTCAGGCCGAGACACGCATCATCGACGGTCAGGTGCAGGGTTTCGTGCTGATCTGGCCGGCAAGCGATGCCGAGACCCAGGCCCGGCTGGCAGCCGAGATGTCGGATGGCATCACCCGGATCAGTGCGCCCGCCGCGGCCGACGCCACCACCCAGGCCGCGGTCGACGACGCGCCGGCCCCACCCGCGCCCTAG
- a CDS encoding TrkH family potassium uptake protein, producing MMDVRPVANIVGKIVVALGATMMLPMLVDWWHGDPHWQVFLESAVLTMLGGGLVAMATARVDRSLEIHQVFLLTALLWLVLPVAGALPFVLGAPGASWTDAYFEAMSGVTTTGTTAFPQLDDLPKGTNLWRAFLNWSGGLGIIVVAMIFLPVMKVGGMQFFRSEGFDTLGKILPRAFDIAREMTGVYIAMTALCMIVYILLGMTGYDALVLALSTCSTGGFSNYDSSFGPYIGPAEYACSVFMLMASIPFIRMVQLIRGSAVPLWRDVQVRVYIRWIGYAIAAIVLYRLLWLGAQNPAEVLRETTFNVISTFSGTGLASTDVTQWGHFPFVILVVAGLIGGCTGSTSCSVKVFRYLVLFQAVKAQLRRMQSPHRVFPLLYDGRPLDEDVINSVMAFFTLFILSFGLLIVGLALTGLHPRTALTGAWTAIANIGVMWGPELTANGSVSELPTSAKWLMILGMYVGRLELLSVFVLLLPRFWRD from the coding sequence ATGATGGATGTCCGCCCGGTGGCCAATATTGTCGGCAAGATCGTCGTCGCGCTGGGGGCGACGATGATGCTGCCGATGCTGGTGGACTGGTGGCACGGCGATCCGCACTGGCAGGTATTCCTGGAATCGGCGGTGCTGACCATGCTGGGCGGCGGACTTGTTGCAATGGCCACGGCGCGGGTGGACCGTTCGCTGGAAATCCATCAGGTGTTCCTGCTGACGGCGCTGCTGTGGCTGGTGCTGCCGGTGGCCGGCGCCTTGCCCTTTGTGCTGGGCGCGCCGGGCGCCAGCTGGACCGATGCCTATTTCGAGGCGATGTCGGGCGTTACCACCACCGGCACCACCGCCTTTCCGCAGCTGGACGACCTGCCGAAGGGCACGAACCTGTGGCGGGCGTTCCTGAACTGGTCGGGCGGATTGGGCATCATCGTGGTGGCGATGATCTTCCTGCCGGTGATGAAGGTCGGCGGCATGCAGTTCTTTCGCTCCGAGGGGTTCGATACGCTGGGCAAGATCCTGCCGCGCGCCTTCGACATCGCGCGCGAGATGACCGGCGTCTATATCGCCATGACCGCGCTGTGCATGATCGTCTATATCCTTCTGGGCATGACCGGCTATGACGCGCTGGTGCTGGCGCTGTCCACCTGTTCGACGGGCGGGTTTTCCAATTACGACAGCAGCTTCGGACCCTATATCGGCCCGGCCGAATACGCATGTTCGGTGTTCATGCTGATGGCGTCGATCCCCTTTATCCGCATGGTGCAGCTGATCCGCGGCTCGGCCGTGCCGCTGTGGCGCGACGTGCAGGTGCGCGTCTATATCCGCTGGATCGGCTATGCCATAGCTGCCATCGTGCTGTATCGACTGTTGTGGCTGGGGGCGCAGAACCCGGCCGAGGTGCTGCGCGAGACCACGTTCAACGTCATCTCGACATTCTCGGGCACAGGCCTTGCGTCGACCGATGTGACGCAATGGGGGCATTTCCCCTTCGTGATCCTGGTGGTGGCGGGGCTGATCGGCGGCTGCACCGGCTCGACCTCGTGTTCGGTCAAGGTGTTCCGCTATCTGGTGCTGTTCCAGGCGGTCAAGGCGCAGTTGCGGCGGATGCAGTCACCGCACCGGGTGTTTCCTCTGCTGTATGACGGCCGCCCGCTGGACGAAGATGTCATCAACTCAGTCATGGCCTTCTTTACCCTGTTCATCCTGTCCTTTGGCCTGCTGATCGTAGGGCTGGCGCTGACCGGGCTGCATCCGCGCACGGCTTTGACCGGCGCCTGGACGGCGATTGCCAACATCGGCGTGATGTGGGGGCCCGAGCTGACGGCCAACGGTTCGGTCAGCGAACTGCCCACATCGGCGAAATGGCTGATGATCCTGGGGATGTATGTCGGCCGGCTGGAGCTGCTGTCGGTATTCGTGCTGCTGCTGCCGCGGTTCTGGCGCGACTAG